Genomic window (Streptomyces sp. NBC_00078):
GCGCCCCAGCCCATGACCGCCTGGTCCTGCGGCATCCCCCCGGCGTCCGAGATCAGCCCGTCGACCCGGTCGGTGGCGGCGGAGCTGCCCTCGTCGGCGCTGTACTGGGTGTGGGTGAAGCCCCAGCCCACCTCGGGTTTGTCCTGGTCGGGAGGGGTCGCCGGAGTGCCGTGCACCGTGTCGCCGTTGCGCGAGGTGCCCGCCGTGCTTCCGCCCCCGGGAAGCGTGTTGATCAGGGTGACGATCAGGGCCAGTGCCGCCACACCCACGCCGAGCAGCGCGGTGAGCTGCCACCGTCGTGCCCCCGAAGTCCACTCATGACGTCCCATCGAGGGCAACACTAACCGTGTGAACGCCAAGTAGGGCAGATGTTGTGAAAGCACAGCTCTGCTGCATTTCCAGGGGACGCGCATTCGATCGCGGCTGCGCCGCGGGCCGGGCCCGCGGCATGACGTCGACGAACTCGGCGCATGGGGTGACACGGAGGACAGGGCGCGGGAAATCCAGTGCGCGGGATGCGTCGGTGCCGGATCATGGACGCCATGTCTGCCAACCCACACGACGCTCTGCCGATCCGGCTCAACGTCGACGACAGTGACTCGCCGTCCGATGTCGTCGACGCGCTGTTCCTCGGCCGCTTCGCGACGGGCGAGCAGCCGTACTCACATGCGGCGAACATCGACCGCGTCCGGTCCGGGGCGACGCTGCTGCCGGCGGGCGCCCACGTGCTGCGCATCGCCCGCGACGACGACCGCAGCGCGACGCTGGCGGAGGGCGACGGCTGGACGCTGCTGGTCTCCCGCTGGAACCGCGGCGCGGACGTCACGGTCACGGCGACCACCGCCGAACTGGCGCAGAAGGTCCTCGACCAGGCGACGGACGGCGCGGCGGACGAGCCCGAGCCCCAGCCGGAGAACGTGACGATGGGTTTCTGGTACGTCTCCCCCAGGCGAGGCCCGCACCGCACGACCCGGCAGATCTCCGCGGGCACCTGGGACGAGGTGCGGGAGAACTACACCGCGCCGGTGGCGGGCGCGATGGACCGCCTGATGAAGACGACGCCGGAGAGCATCGCGGGCCGTCTGCTGCTGCTGCACGGCCCGCCGGGCACCGGCAAGACCTCGGCGCTGCGGACCCTCGCCCGCTCCTGGCGGGACTGGTGCCAGGTGGACTGTGTGCTCGATCCCGAGCGCCTGTTCTCCGACGTCGGCTATCTGATGGACATCGCGATCGGCGAGGAGGACGCGACGGGCAAGGGCCGCTGGCGGCTGCTGCTCCTGGAGGACTGCGACGAGCTGATCCGCGGCGAGGCCAAGCACACCGCGGGCCAGGCACTGTCGCGGCTGCTGAACCTCACCGACGGCCTGCTGGGCCAGGGCCGCAACGTCCTGGTCGGTGTGACGACCAACGAGGACCTGGAGCGCCTGCACCCGGCGGTGGTCCGCCCCGGCCGCTGTCTGGCCCGCATCGAGGTGGGCCCGCTGACCCGCCGGGAGGCCGTGGGCTGGCTCGGCACGGAGGAGGGCGTGGGCCGGGAGGGCGCCACCCTGGCGGAGCTGTACGCGCTGCGCCGGGGCACCTCGCCGACGGCGCTGCCGGAGCCGAGGGACGGGGTCGACGCGGGGCTGTATCTGTAACCCCGTGGTGCTTTGATGGTCGTATGACCCTGTTCGTCGGGACGTCGGGCTGGCAGTACAAGGACTGGCGGGGCGTGCTGTACCCGGCCGGGTGTCCGGCACGGCTGTGGCTGGAGGAGTACGCGGAGCAATTCACCACGGTGGAGCTCAACAACGCGTTCTACCGGCTGCCGACGCGCGAGAACTTCACGGCCTGGCGGGACCGGGTGCCGGAGGGCTTCGTGGTCGCGGTGAAGGCGAGCCGCTATCTGACCCACATCAAGCGCCTCAAGGACCCGGAAGAACCGGTCGACCGCCTGATGAGCCACGCGGCAGGTCTGGGTGACCGGCTGGGTCCGGTGCTCGTGCAGCTGCCGCCGACGCTGAAGGAGGACGCGGAACTGCTGGACGAGTGCCTCGGCTGCTTCCCTTCGGGTACGCGGGTGGCGGTGGAGCCGCGGCACGACTCGTGGTGGACGACCGCGGTTCGAAAGGTGCTGGAGGCGCGGGGCGCGGCCCTGTGCTGGGCCGACGCCCGCTCCCGCCCGGTGACGCCCCTGTGGCGCACCACCGACTGGGGTTACGTCCGCTTCCACGAGGGCCGCGCACGGGCGTGGCCGCACTACGGGCGGCGGGCGCTGGAGACGTGGGCCGGGCGGATCGCGAAGTCGTGGACGGCCGACGACGATGTGTACGCGTACTTCAACAACGACGCGACCGGGGCGGCAGTGGAGGACGCGATGGCGTTCGCGGGGGCGGCTCGCTCGATGGGCCTGGCGGTCACCCGCACACCGCAACGCCTGCCTTCCGGGGCGGCATCGCGCCCCTGAAGGCGCGTGGCCGTATCGCTGTGCGGCCGCGCCGCGCGGGCGCGAGCGGCCCCCACCGGCCCGCGCGTTCGTCACCGCGTTTCCAGCGGAGCGCTCAGCTTTCGTCGTAGGCCGCCCGCAGGGCGTCACCTACCGCGGCAAGCGCCGCGGCTTCGTCCGATCCCAGCCGCCGGGCCCGCTCCACGTAGGCCTGGGCCGCCAAGGCCAGCTCCCGCTCCGCCGCCGAGCCCGCGGCAGCGACGAACGTGCCGTTGCGTCCCCGCGTCTCGATCACCCCGTCGCTCTCCAGCGCCCTATACGCCTTGGCCACCGTGTTGGCCGCGAGTCCGAGCGACTCGGCGAGGCCCCGCACGGTCGGCAGCCGGTACCCGACCGGCAGCACCCCGGACCGTGCCTGCTCGGAGATCTGCGCCCGCACCTGCTCGTAGGGGGCGGCACTGTCGTCGATGTGGATCTTCAAGGTCACGGCTCGATTGTCCCGCACCCGCCGGAAAATAATGAGGGGCGCTCGCGCTCGTCCCCACGTAGCGTGCGCCTTCATGACTGTGATCGTGCGTGCCCTGCGCCCCGACGACCGGGCCGACGTCGAGGCCTTCGCCCGGGTCCGGCACCTGGCCCTCCCCTACATCCTGTGGACCCCGGACGCCATCGTCCACCGCCTCGCCCACACCCACCCCGACGCGCGTTTCGTCTCGCTCGTCGCCGAGGAGGACGGCGAGGTCATCGGCACGGCGCAGGTGCAGTTGGCGCACGACAGCCCGGAACCGGGCCTGGGGATGCTCAACATCTACGTGCACCCGGGAAGGACCCGCCGCGGCGCGGGTGACCTCCTGGTCCGTACGGCCGAGGAGTACCTGGGCCAGCACGGCGCGACGAAGCTGTACGCCTGGGTGCTGGACGAGCCCGCCAACCGGGCCTTCGCCGAGCGGCACGGCTACGGCGCCAGCCGCTCGGCCTATTTCCTCCGCCTGGACCTGACCGGCGGCACGCTGCCGCCGCTCCAAACCCCTCCGCCCGGCGTCGAGTTGCGCAGCGCGGCCGACTTCGCGGAGGATCCGCGCCCGCTGTTCGAACTGGACGCGGAGACGGCCCGGGACGAACCGAGCGACGTGGACACCGAGTTCACCGACTACGAGAACTGGGTCGAGGAGAGCTGGAAGCACCCGCTGCTCAACCGGGAGCTGACCAAGGTCGCGCTGGTCGAGGGCCGCCCCGCCGCGTTCAGCCTGGCCTGGACGGACGTCGCCACCGGCCGCTACGCCACCGCCATGACCGGCACCGCCCGCGCCTTCCGCGGCCGCGGCCTGGCCAAGCTCGCCAAGAACGCCTCCCTGCACGACGCCCGGGCCGCCGGCTTCACCGAGGCGCTCACCGGCAACGACGACGGCAACGGCCCGATGCTCGCGATCAACAAGTGGTTCGGGTACGAGATCTGTGCGACGGAGGTGCGCCATGTCCGCGACCTCGGCTGATCCGACCGGCCAGTTGGACGTCGTCCTCGTCAAGGCGGGTCGTACGAAGATCCGTTACGCGGCCGGCCTGATCGGCGACGACGGTACGCGCATCGCGGTCCGCGCCCCCTGGGCGGGCGAGGGCGTCCGCGACTTCGGCTTCGTCCGCTTCGAGAAGGGCGACGTCTTCACCGAGTACTACTGGCGGGACCGCTGGTACGCGGTGAAGGAGGTCCGTGACTCCGCGGGTGTGGTGAAGGGCTGGTACTGCGACGTCACCCGCCCCGCCGTCCTCTCCGGCACCGAGCTGATCGTCGAGGACCTCGACCTGGACCTGTGGCGCTCCGCCGACGGCGAGAACGTACTGCGCCTGGACGAGGAGGAGTTCGCCGAGAGCGGTCTGGCGCAGCGGGATCCGCAGGCCGCGGCCGCCGCCGTGGCCGCCCTGGAAGAGCTGGAGAGGCTGGCCCTCCATGGCGGCTTCGACACCCTCCTGACCTGAGAAACTCCCAGGAGGGCCGCCCGGCAACAGTGCGCGCGTCCGGGGCTCACACCAGTGCCACCACCGCGTACCGCTCGTCCGCCACCTCCTTCCCCCACAGCACCGCGTCCTGCGACAGTCGCTCGACGCGCACGTCCGCGGTGAGGGGGGCGAGCAGGTCGGTGAGCAGGCCGGCGGATATGCCGACCGGGCTGACGGTGCCCCACACGCCCTCGACCAGCACGAGCCGGCCGCCCGGGCGCACCAGTTCCCGCCAGTGCCGCAGGGCCCGGCCGGGGTCGGGAAGCGCCCACAGCACGTGCCGTACCAGGACGACGTCGAAGCGCTGCTCCCCCACCGGCGGTGCCGTCGCGTCACCGACGAGGAACACCGCGTCACGCCCGGCCAGTTTCGCTCGCGCGCGGTCGACCATCGCCGGCGACCGGTCGACGCCGGTGACGTGGTGTCCCTGCTCGGCCGCGAGGAGCGACAGGCTGCCGGTACCGCAGCCGAGGTCGAGGACGTCGCTCGCCCGCGCGGGCAGCCAGGAGCCGAGCCGGCCGGCCCAGGCCCGGCGCACTTTCGGGTCGCGCAGCCCGTGATCCGGTTCGTCGTCGAAGGAGGCGGCCTGCGCGTCCCAGTCGGGCCGATCGGCATCCGCCCCGGTCAGGCGCTCGATGTCATCCGTCATGCGCCCCAGAGTGACACGCGCCACTGACAGTCGAATCGTGACAGCCGCCACTGACAGACCCGGACCGATGAGTCACTCTCCCGGAAAGGGTCTGCCTCCGTGTGAAGACGGGAACTCGGTAGACACTGAAGGAGGCAGCTATGCGCCGGACCACTGTGCAGAAGCCCCTGAGCAGGACGGACTCCCGCAAGGTCCGCGAGGAGGCCGACGAGCGTCCCGGCGGACGCCCGGAGGTCCGCAAGGACATCGCACGAACGTGGTGGCCGGACGGCTGACGGCAGTCAGTCCAGCCGCTTGCGGTAGTGGATGCGGTCGTACGGACCGGTGACCCGGCGCTCCACGACCTCGTAACCGAACTTCGGATAGGTCTTCTGGTTCTCCCACATCATGGCGTTGGTGTAGAGCCTGACCTCGGGCAGCCCGAGCGCACGCGCGCGTGCGTCCACGAACCCCAGCAGCCGCCGCCCCACGCCGCCGCCGGACGCGTCGGGGTGGACGGCGATGCTGTCGAGGAACAGATGGTCGCCGTGCTCCTCCAGCACGACCAGGCCGATGACGGGGTCTCCCGTCACGAACACCTTCCCCGCGGCCACGTTCGCCGCGTGGTCCGCCTCCATGGGCACCGGCACCACTCCGATGCGCTCGATGTAGCGGTGGTAGGCGGCATCGGTCACGGCTTTCACGGCCGGTACGTCGGCGGCGACGGCAGCCCGGATGTCGTGCTCTTCCATGCCGCGCACGGTACCTACCTGATCCCAGTCTGAGCACTCCCTTAACGCCGCCATAAGGATCTCCATCACCCGCCCCCAGCAGGCGATTCCACGGTTTCTTGGGGCTAGCTTCTGATCGCGCCCCACGGGATTCGCCCCCACGGGACCCGCCCCACGCGTCAGGACCGTCCCGAGGAGATTCCGCATGCCCGTACGCCGCCGCACGGTCGCCGCCGTGGCCGCCCTCGGTGTCGTCCCGCTCGCCCTGACCCGCCTCGGCTCCGCCCCGGCGTCCGCGCACGGCAGGACGGGTGATCCGGTCAGCCGGGTCTCGCAGTCCGCCTCCGCCCCCTCCGACGAGCAGATCGCGGAGGGTGCCGGCAAGCCGGCGGTCGAGCACCACGGTCACGGTGACGCCGGCGCGAGCACGTCGACGGCTGCGACGACCGTCGCCGCGGCCGACGAGCCCCGGGCGGCCGGCTCTTCGGAGGCCCTCGCCGAGACGGGCGGCGACGACAGCGCCTCGTACATCGCCGTCGGCGGTGCGACCGGCAACAGCGGACGACGGCAGGGCCGCTGACCGGGGCGAAAAGCGCGGGGCCTGTCCGGCGGCTCAGGTCGGACAGGCCCCGGGAAGTGCGTCAGCTCAGCGCCGACGCACAGGTGGTGGCGGTGGCATGCGCCGGATCCAGGGAGTTGGCCACTTCGTGGAAGGCGATCCGGTCGGTCAGCCCGATCAGGGCGTGCTCGGAGAAGTCGACCGCGCACAGGTTCTGCAGCAGGACGTTGCGCACGTCGGAGCCGCTCAGGAACTGGCTGCCGTAGGGCGTGACGACCTCGTCGTACTTGGTGGCGATGACCGTGTAGTGGACGCCGGGAACGGTGTCGCCGCCCGCGTTGAGCTTGGTGAGGAACGCGGACCCCGCGATCTGGTCGGCCAGCCCCGGCGTCGATGCGGAGATCCAGTCCGCGGCGCCGGGGAAGTACGGCAGCAGGTTGGTCAGCCCGTCCAGGTCGGTGCCGTGATTGTCGGGCGCGATGCCGACGAGGGCGTTCACCTTGGCGGCTCCGCCGAGGAACCTGAGGTAGTAGCGGGGCATCATGCCGCCCTGCGAGTGACCGACCAGGTCGGCCTTGGCGGCGCCGGTCGCGGCGAGCACCTTGTCGACGTACGCGGCGAGCTGCTCTGCCGACTTGTCAATGGGGCCGAGGCCGTAGAAGACGGGGACGCCCTGCAGTTGGCCGTAGTCGAGGGAGAAGACGCAGTAGCCGCGGTCCTCCAGGTAGGGCGCGAGGCCGAGCCAGTTGTCCACGGAGTTGGCGAGGGTGCCGTGGACCAGGACGACGGGGCGTGGATGGGCGGCGGAGGGTTTGCAGGAGTAGTCGTTCCAGCCGTGTGACGAGGTCGCGGCCGCGTGGGCGGTGGTGGCGGGGACGGTGGCGATCGCTGCGGTCATCAGCAGCGCGGCCAGGGGTCTGAGCACACGTTTCCATGGCAGCATCGTGTGATCTCCTTGCGGCTCAAGGGAGTTGCGATGGCCTTACGCCCTGTGATCCGGATCACGAAGGATGCTGTTCACTCGTCAAGTTACGGACGAGTAGTGCAAGTGTGAAGTTACGCGTCAGTAAAAACTTCCAGTGGTAACTGACTTCGCAGTAGACGCTGACGAAGCGTCACCAGACGGGCCTGATGGGGCCATAGGGCGCGATGCGCGCCAACTGATCGCGCAGCACCCGCACTTCACCCTCCCCGAGCACGTCGGCCCACCCCCGCACGACCGCGGCGGCCGCCTCCTCCGCGGCCCGGGTGCACGCCCACCCCTGTTCGGTCAGCACGACCAGCTTGGCCCGCCCGTCCACGGGATGCGCCCGGCGCTCGGCATACCCCTTCCGCACGATCTCGTCGACGAGCTGACTGGCGGCCTGCTTGGTCACGCCGAGGTGAGCGGCCAGCTCGGTGACGGTCGCACCGTCCGGGGCGAGCCGTGTGAAAGCGAAGCCGTGAGCGGGCCTGATCCCCTCGAATCCACGAGCGACGACACCCTCACCGAGAGGAGATCTTCCACCTCCTCGTCGGCGAGCTGTTCATCACCCTCGACGGCCGCACCGACCGCATCACCGCGGGCGACACGGTCATCGTCAACCGGGGCGCGACCCTCGGCGTCGAGAACCGCACCGATCAAACGGCGATCTCCTGGGTCACCACCTCCATCGGCCTGGAGGCCGAACTGGCCGACGGCACCCGGATCACTCCGCCCTGGGCCAACTGAGCCCTACGCCGCCAACGTCCCCGGCATCACCGCCCCCGGCCCGAACTTCGCCCGCACCCGGTCCGCGGCCGCCTCCACGCGGCGGAGTTTCTCGTCGGCGGGGTCGAAGGTGAGCTGGTGCGAGGCCTGTTCGGCGGGCGTGAGGGATTCGGCGCGGAGGGTGAGGCTGCGGACGCGGGCGCGCTGGAGGCCGAGGGCCTCGTACATGTCGTAGGCCGCCCTGGCCAGTGCGGCCGAGTGGGCGGTCGGTTCCTTGAGGGTGCGGGTGCGGGTCGTCGAGGAGCGGTCGGCGTAGCGGACCGTGAGGGTGAGGGTGCGGCAGACCTTGTCCAGGGCGCGGAGGCGGGTGCCCAGTTCCTCGGCTGCGGAGAGCAGCGCGTGACGGTGCCGGTCCGGGGACAACTCGTCGCGGGTGAAGGGGCGTTCGGCGGCGAGGGAACGGGCGACGCCGTTCGGGACGACCCGGCCGCGGTCGACGCCGTTCGCCTTCTCGTGCAGTTCGCGGGCCGCTCTCGCACCGATCAGCCGCTGCAGCGTGGAAAGCGGTGCGGCGGCGACCTGGCCCAGGGTGTCGAGACCGTACTCGCACAGGGTGCGTGCGGTGGCCGTGCCGACGCCGGGGAGCGCGGTGACCGGACGGTCCGCGAGGAACGCCGAGATGCCGTCCGGATCGCCGGGGACCTCGCACGTCTGCCCGGGGCGGGCGTCGCGCAGGGCCACACGGGCCAGCATCGGGCCCGGCCCGGCGCCGATCACGCAGTCGACACCGTGCAGGGCGAGGGCGCGGACGCGGATCACCGCCGCCAGTTCGAGCGCGCGGCGCCCGAAGTACCGTTCGGCGCCCCGCAGATCGGCCAGCGCACCGTCCGGCGGCAAGGCCTCCACCACGGGAGTGAACTCCTCGAGCAACCCGAGCAGCTCCGGCAGAGCGGCCTCGCGCGTCGGAGGCAGCTGGAAACGTACGCACACGATGGTCATCCCGCACTCCCCGGGCTCTGGTGCCACAACTTCCGTATCTGTGATGGCTCTTGACCGGCCGGCCGCAGATCGGCCCACGGGTTCATCTCGTATCCGGTGGGCATGTGGATCCGCCGGCCCCGTGCCGGATCTCCGCCCGTCCCTTCCGGCACGGGTTCCGCCAGCCGTGCCGCCACCTCGTCGAGGCCGCCCTCGGCACGCCGCTCGACCAGTTCGGCGAGGTTCCAGGCGGCGGCGCCCACCACACTGAGGCTGCGCGGGCCGCGCCGCTGCACCACCCCTCGCACCAGCAGCAGCCAGGAGTGGAAGACGGTGTGGGCGCAGGCGTCGTGGGAGTCGTCGAAGAAGGCGAGGTCGACCAGGCCCGTACCGTCGTCCAGAGTGCTGAAGATGACCCGCTTGCCGGAGCGGATCGGCGGCGTCTGGGTGGCCGCCTTGGCACCCGCCACGAGGACCGTCTCTCCGTGCCGGGCCTCGCGCAGCCGCCGCGCCGACACCACTCCCAGCTCGTCGAGGAAGGCCCGGTGATCGTCCATCAGGTTGCGCGAGGCGTCCATCGACAGCACCCCTAGTTCGGCGCTGAGCTTCTCGGCGTCGGACAGATCCGGCAGTCCCGCAGGCGCCGTCTTCCGCCCACCCCCCAGCGGGAGTTGGCCGCCACCCGCACCTCGTGCACCCCGCCGCAGCTCGGTCAAGTGCAGTTGCAGATCACGGCGGTTGGCGCCGAAGGCATCCAACGCGCCGACCTGGGCCAGCCGTCCGGCCAACGGGCGGCTCGGCCGTGCCCGCTCCCAGAAGTCGAGCAGCGAGGCGTACGGCTGACCGTCCGCGATCCGCGCCGCCTCGGTCTCACTGATGCCGTGCACGTCGGAGAGCGCCAACCGCAGCCCCCAGACCCCAGATTCAGACACCAGTTCGATACGATGGGCGACCGCCGACCGGTTCACGTCCAACGGCAGGACCGGCACCCCACGCCGCCGCGCATCCGCCAGCAGCAGCCGCTTCGGATACATCCCGGGGTCGTGCGTGAGCAGTCCGGCATAGAAGGCGGCCGGATGATGAGCCTTCAGCCACGCCGACTGGTACGTCGGCACGGCGAAGGCGACCGCATGCGCCTTGCAGAAGCCGTAGCTGCCGAACGCCTCGATGATCTCCCAGGTCCGCTGAATCGTCTCCACGTCATAGCCGTTGGCGGCCGCGTGCTGCGCGAACCACACCTTGATCCGCCCCTGCGACTCCGGGTCGGACAGCCCGCGCCGCACCCGGTCCGCCTCCCCCCGCCCGCAGCCGGCCATGATGGCGACGATGTCGATGATCTGCTCGTGGAAGACGACGACCCCGTACGTCCCCTTCAGCGGCTCCTCCAGATCCGGATGCGGATACCGCACCGGCGCCCGCCCGTGCCGCGCCTCGATGAACGGCCGCACCATGTCGGCGGCGACCGGCCCGGGCCGGAACAGCGAAATGTCGACGACGAGGTCATGAAAGGTGGCCGGCTGCAGGCGCCCCACCAGATCCCGCTGCCCCGGCGACTCGATCTGGAAGCATCCCAACGTCTCGGCGGAACGGATGAGCCGATACGTCGCCGGATCGCCACCCCGCAACGCATCCAGGTCGATCCGCTCCCCCGTCGCCCGCTCCACCTCGGCGACCGCGTGCGCCATCGCCGACTGCATCCGCACCCCCAGCACGTCCAGCTTGAGCAGCCCGAGGTCCTCCACGTCGTCCTTGTCGAACTGCGACATGGGCAGGCCCTCGCCGCTGGTCGGCACGACCGGCGTACGAGAGAGAAGGGAGGCGTCGGAGAGCAGTACCCCGCACGGATGCATGGCGACTCCGCGAGGCAGGGCGTCAAGAGCCTCGACCAGCTCCCACAACCGCCCGTACCGCTCCTTATCCCCCGCCAGCGCCTTGAGTTCGGGCAGTTCCTCCAGCGCCGCCCGGGCATCACGCGCCCTGATGTGCGGAAAGGACTTGGCGACACGATCTATCTCGGCCGGGTCCATGGACAGGGCCGCCCCCACGTCACGAATCGCATGCCGGACCCGATACGTCTCCGGCATGGCGACGGTCGCGACCCGCTCCTCGCCGAACCGGCCGATGATCGCGCGATAGACCTCCAGCCGCCGCGCGGACTCCACGTCGATGTCGATATCGGGCAGCACCACCCGCTCCTTCGACAAAAAGCGCTCCACCAGCAGCCCGTGCTCAACCGGATCGGCGTTCGCGATACCCAGAAGGTGGTTCACCAGCGACCCCGCGCCGGAGCCGCGCGCGGCAACCCGAATGCCCATCCCCCTTACGTCGTCCACCACCTGAGCAACCGTCAGGAAGTAGGAGGCGAAGCCGTGGTGGGCGATGATGTCCAACTCCCGGTGCATCCGCTCCCAGTAGGCGCGCTTCCCGGAGTGGCCGTGCGCCACCATCCCGGCCGCCGCCCGCGAGGCCAGCGCCCGCTGGGCGGTGCGGCGGCCGGCGCCGACGAGGTGCGGCTCGGGGAAGTGGACGGCGCCCATGCCGAGGTCGTCCTCGGGGTCGACCAGGCACTCGGCAGCCGTCGCCTGCGTCTGCTCCAGCAGGCGGTGGGCGGTGTCGCGCCGGTAGCCCGCGGCCTCGACGATCCGCTCGGCGGCATCCAGCATGGCGCCCGCGTCCTTGAGCCAGGCCTCCCCTGAGTCCAGTTCCTTCCCCGGGTCGACGGGGACCAGACGGCGGGCGGCGTCCAGGACGTCGGCGACCGGGCCGAGGCCGGGGTCGGCGTAGCGCACGGCATTGCTGAGCACCGGCCGGATCCCCTGCTCGGCGGCGAAGCCCACGGTGCGGGCGGCCAGGCGCAGCGAACCGGGGCCGGTGCCCTTGCGCCCGTGCCAGACGGCCTCCAGGCGCAGGGCGTCGCCGTAGATCTCACGCCAGGGCGCGAGGAGTCTCCCGGCTCGGTCCGGACGCCCCGCGGCCAGTGCGCGGCCGACGTCGGAGTCGGATCCAAGCACAACGGTCAGGCCGTCGGCGTGGTTGCCGCTCCAGGGCAGCCGGGGCGCACCCTCGGCGCCGTGGGCGGCCGTGACGAGCCGGCACAGGTCGGCCCAGCCGCGGGCGCCGTCCCGGGCGAGGAGGGTGACACGGGGTGTCGACTCGTCGATGAAGGCACCGCCACGCACAGGGGTACGGCGCCTTTCCCGTCGTACGGACTCGCCGTCCCGTACCCGTGCGGGCTGCTCCACCGCCAGGTTCGCGCCGAACAGCGGGCGGACGCCCGCCGTCGCGCAGGCCTTGGCGAAGCGGACCGTACCGGCGAGGGTGTCGCGGTCGGTGAGGGCCAGGGCATCCATGCCCCGCTCACAGGCACGCTCCGCCAGCCGCTCCGGATGCGAGGCCCCGTACCTCAGGGAGAACCCGGAGACGGTGTGCAGATGTGTGAAGCCGGACATCCGCACCTCCACTATCGAACATCAGTTCCCGAGCACCTCACCCCCACCATAGACCAAAAATCGAATGCATGTACGACAGTCGTTCGGCCCTCTCCCACCTGCGAAAACGTCCACCGCCGCGGACTGTGGGGACATGACACAGAGGAGCCGCCTTCTCGCCGAGGTGAAGGACGCGGTCACCCCGCGCACCACACTGCTGGTCATCGGCGTGATCGCGCTCCAGCTGCTGTTCATCGCCTCCTATGTAGGCGCGCTGCACGACCCGAAGCCCAAGGACGTGCCCTTCG
Coding sequences:
- a CDS encoding DNA polymerase III subunit alpha translates to MSGFTHLHTVSGFSLRYGASHPERLAERACERGMDALALTDRDTLAGTVRFAKACATAGVRPLFGANLAVEQPARVRDGESVRRERRRTPVRGGAFIDESTPRVTLLARDGARGWADLCRLVTAAHGAEGAPRLPWSGNHADGLTVVLGSDSDVGRALAAGRPDRAGRLLAPWREIYGDALRLEAVWHGRKGTGPGSLRLAARTVGFAAEQGIRPVLSNAVRYADPGLGPVADVLDAARRLVPVDPGKELDSGEAWLKDAGAMLDAAERIVEAAGYRRDTAHRLLEQTQATAAECLVDPEDDLGMGAVHFPEPHLVGAGRRTAQRALASRAAAGMVAHGHSGKRAYWERMHRELDIIAHHGFASYFLTVAQVVDDVRGMGIRVAARGSGAGSLVNHLLGIANADPVEHGLLVERFLSKERVVLPDIDIDVESARRLEVYRAIIGRFGEERVATVAMPETYRVRHAIRDVGAALSMDPAEIDRVAKSFPHIRARDARAALEELPELKALAGDKERYGRLWELVEALDALPRGVAMHPCGVLLSDASLLSRTPVVPTSGEGLPMSQFDKDDVEDLGLLKLDVLGVRMQSAMAHAVAEVERATGERIDLDALRGGDPATYRLIRSAETLGCFQIESPGQRDLVGRLQPATFHDLVVDISLFRPGPVAADMVRPFIEARHGRAPVRYPHPDLEEPLKGTYGVVVFHEQIIDIVAIMAGCGRGEADRVRRGLSDPESQGRIKVWFAQHAAANGYDVETIQRTWEIIEAFGSYGFCKAHAVAFAVPTYQSAWLKAHHPAAFYAGLLTHDPGMYPKRLLLADARRRGVPVLPLDVNRSAVAHRIELVSESGVWGLRLALSDVHGISETEAARIADGQPYASLLDFWERARPSRPLAGRLAQVGALDAFGANRRDLQLHLTELRRGARGAGGGQLPLGGGRKTAPAGLPDLSDAEKLSAELGVLSMDASRNLMDDHRAFLDELGVVSARRLREARHGETVLVAGAKAATQTPPIRSGKRVIFSTLDDGTGLVDLAFFDDSHDACAHTVFHSWLLLVRGVVQRRGPRSLSVVGAAAWNLAELVERRAEGGLDEVAARLAEPVPEGTGGDPARGRRIHMPTGYEMNPWADLRPAGQEPSQIRKLWHQSPGSAG